The following DNA comes from Curtobacterium sp. 9128.
CCCGCGCAAGGGCTTCGTCCCCGCGGACGACGTCAAGCTCGAGAAGCTCCAGGCCGAGGCGACCGTCGCGGCCGACGTCGAGGGCGTGACCTTCGCGGACCTCGGCATCGGCGGCAACATCTCCCGTGCGCTCGGTGAGCTGGGCGCGACCAGCCCGTTCCCGATCCAGGCCGCGACGATCCCCGACGTGCTCGCCGGCAAGGACGTCCTCGGCCGCGGCCGCACGGGCTCCGGCAAGACCATCGCGTTCGGAGCGCCCCTCGTCGAGAAGCTCATGGAGCACGGCGGCGGCACGAAGCGCAAGATGGGCCGCGCGCCGCGTGCGCTCATCCTCGCCCCGACCCGCGAGCTCGCGCTGCAGATCGACCGCACCGTGCAGCCGATCGCCCGCTCGGTGGGCCTCTTCACGACGCAGATCTACGGCGGTGTCCCCTACGGCCGCCAGGAGGGCGCGCTCGAGCGCGGCGTCGACATCATCGTCGGCACCCCCGGTCGCGTGCAGGACCTCATGAACAAGGGGAAGCTCGACCTCAGCGAGGTCGTCATCTCCGTGCTCGACGAGGCCGACCACATGTGCGACCTCGGGTTCCTCGAGCCGGTGCAGGAGATCCTCGAGGCGACCGCCCAGGTCACCCCGCAGGGCAACCGGGCGCAGAAGCTGCTGTTCAGCGCGACGCTCGACACCCAGGTCGCGGCGCTCGTCGAGCAGTTCCTGCACGAGCCGAGCGTGCACGAGGTCGCCGGCGAGGACCAGGCGTCCTCGACGATCGACCACCGCGTGCTCGTGGTCGAGCAGCGCCAGAAGGACCAGCTCCTCGAGGAGCTCGTCGCCGGCGACGGCAAGACGATCGTCTTCGCCAGGACCCGGGCCTACGCCGAGCGGCTCGCCGACCAGTTCGAGGACGCCGGCATCCGCGCGACCTCGCTCCACGGCGACCTGAACCAGTCGCGCCGGACCCGCAACCTGCAGCTCCTCACGAGCGGTCGGGTGAACGTGCTCGTCGCCACCGACGTCGCCGCCCGCGGCATCCACGTGGACGACGTCTCGCTCGTCGTGCAGGCCGACGCCCCGGACGACTACAAGGCGTACATGCACCGCTCGGGCCGCACGGGTCGTGCCGGCAAGGAGGGCACCGTCGTGACGATCGTCCCGCGCGGACGTGTCCGCAAGATCGAGGGCATCCTCGAGCGCGCCGAGATCGAGGCCGACCTCGTCCAGGCAGCCCCCGGCGACGGCATCGTGTCCGAGCTCGCCGCGCGGTAGCTCCCGTCGGAGTCGAGACGCCCCAGGCACGACGAAACGCCGCCAGAAATGGCGGCGTTTCGTCGTGGAGTGAGTGTCTCAGGAACGGGACGGCGTACCGGGGAGCCGAGCCGAGCCTCCAGGCCGCACCGCTCAGCGGTTGAAGAAGAGCAGGCCGCGCACGTAGCCGGCCTGGCCAGCGTGCTGCGTGCAGTCGTTCAGGATGCTGACGATCCGCGCGCCGGCGGTGACGGGCGGGTCCCACGCGTCGTCGACCACCGGGTCGAGGTCGTCGGGCCCGAGCGTGCCGAGGTAGGCGACCGTGCGTTCGTGCACCGCATCGAGGTACCCGGTGAGCAGCGAGGCGGACGCGCGCACCTTGCCGACGTCGTCGCGGGACATGCCGTACCCGAGCGCCTCTGCGGGGAACGGCAGCCCGAACCGGTCGTACCAGCCGTCGGCGGTCCAGACCTGCTCGCTGCCGGCGAGGTCGGCGATCTGCGCGTCCTGGCCCCTGGCGATGTGCCATGCGAGCCACGCGAGGGTGTTCGCCCCGGCTGCCGGGCGTGATGCGAGCTGGTCCTCGGAGAGCCCCTCGACGGCACGGGCGACGGTCGACGGGACGCGGGAGAACGCTTCGATGAGGACTTCGGAGGGGGTCATGCCCCCGAACCTACGCCCGGCTGTGGGCGGCCAGTTCGGCGTCGAAGGCCTCGAGCACGTCGGCGAGGAGCCCCATCTGCGCACTCGGCACCGCGGCCGTGAACGCGTCCCGGTAGATGTCCTTGACCTCGTCGACGGCACGGACTCCCTCGTCGAGGATGACGACCTCGACACTGCGCCGGTCGTTCGGGTTCGGGACGCGTCGGACGAACCCACCGCGCTCGAGCCGGTCGACGAGCGACGTCATCGCGCCGGTGGAGAGCCCGAGGTACGCGGTCGCCTCCTTGGGGAGCACACTGCCGCCGGGACGTGCGGCGACGGAGAACAGGAACCGCAGGTCGGTGAGCCCCAGGCCCCTGGCGGATGCTTCGTCGTGGACGAGTCGGGCGTGGTGGATCTGCAGGCGGCGGTAGACCTCGAGCACGCGCTCCAGGTCGGTCGACGGCGCAGCGCCGGTGACGGGGGAGAACGGCGCCGTCGGGTCCTCGGGGACGACGGCGGTCACGCGGAGGCTCCCGCGTGCAGTCCGGAGCGGCGTTCGAGCGCGTCACCGAGCCGGGCGAGCGCGTCGGCAAGGGGCTGCCGTTCCTCTGGCGTGGTCACCTCGCGGAAGGCCGCCGTGTAGCGCGCACCGATCTGCTGCGCGACGGCGGCACCGGAGGCCGTGAGGTGGATCAGGATGCTGCGACGGTCGTCCGGGTTCGGGCGGCGCTCGAGGTGGCCGCGCTTCTCGAGCCGGTCGATCAGCGACGTCATCGCCCCGGTGGACAGCTCCAGGTACTCGCCCGACTGCTTCGGGGTGACACCCTCGCCGTCGGCCGCCGCCAGGAAGAACACGAAGCGGCTGTCCGTCGCGTTGAGGCCGCGCGCGACGCTCTCGTGGTGGAGGACGCGTGCGTGCTGCATCTGCATGAGGCGGAAGGCGGTCAGGAGTCGGCCGAGGTCGGTGTCCTCCACCCCGTCGGTGGTGCGGCGCCCGACGGGCACGGGCGACGCGATCACGGGCGACGCGATCACGGGCGACGCGGTCACGGGGGAGGTGGGTGCGGGGGAGGTGGGTGCGGCTGGTGCGGTCGGCGCGACTGCGTCGACTTCGAGTGTTCGGGTGTCCGTCATCGGGCGGCTCTTCTCGGGTACGTGTGACGCCGACGCCACGGGTCTGCCGTCGTGCTGCTCATTGAACAAGTATCTCACTCGTCGAACTACCCCCAGCAGTGGGGGGTTGTCTCGGCTTGTGAGTGGCTTGGTTGGCAAGTAGCTTGATCGTCGTAGCAACGGAGCACAGCACCACCACGGCACGTAGCGCGGCCAACCACCGCGGCCCCGGCCGAACCAACCGATCAGATCTCTCGACTTCCGGAGTACCGCCATGTCTCGTGTCACCCCTCGCGCCGCTCGTCTGGCCGCCTGGATCGCCATCCCCGCCGCACTCGTCGCATCGGGTGTCGTCGTCTCCACCGCCTCGTACTCGGCGTTCTCCGCCACGACGGTGAACCCGACCAGCAACTGGACCGCAGGCAGCGTGGCCCTCACCGACGACGACAACAACACCGCGCTGTTCACCGCGACCGGCCTGAAGCCCGGCTCGACCGGCTCCAACTGCATCACCGTCACGTCGACCGGCTCGCTGGCCTCCACGGTCAAGCTCTACGGCACGAACGCCGCCACCACGAACGCCCTCGCGTCGAACATCACCATCTCGATCGACCAGGGCACGGGCGGGGGCTTCGGTTCCTGCACCGGCTTCACCCCGGCGAGCACGAGCGGCAACCTCTACTCGGGCACGCTCGCCGCGTTCGGCACCGCGTCCACCAACTTCGCGACCGGCGTCGGCACCTGGGCCCCGACCGGGTCCGCGTCCGAGTCGCGTGTCTACCGCGTGACCTACACCGTCCCCACCTCGGCCCCGAACTCGATCCAGGGCGGCACCGCCTCCCTCGGTCTCACGTGGGAGGCCCAGAACAGCTGAGGCTCGGAACCGACGCCGGGCGCGTGATCAGCACGCCCGACCGGCTCCACCGGTGACGTCCGGGACCGGACCCGATACGGGCCCGTCCGTCACCCCCAGCACGCCCCCAGTCGAAGGCAGTCATGGTCAGCATCGAAGTCAGCGGTGGACGCACACCGCACGATGCGCTCCGTGACGTCGTCGACTGGGGGCGTGTCGTCGTCGCCACCCTCGCCCGCGGCATCGTCGCGACGCTCCTCGGCCTCGCCCTCTGGGCCGCCGCGCCCGCCGTGATCGGCTGGCACCCCACCACCGTCATGACCGGCTCGATGGAGCCGCGGCTCGCTCCCGGCGACGTGGTCGTCTCCCGCCCGGTCGCCCAGGCGGAGATCCGGCTCGGGCAGATCCTGCTCGCCGACGACCCCGACCAGCCGGGGCACCTCCGCATGCACCGCTTCGTGCAGGCCGGACCGGACGGCACGCTCGTCACCAAGGGCGACGCCAACCCGCAGCGCGACTCCACCGCGATCGACCGGGCGGCCGTGCACGGGGTCGCCTTCCTCCGCATCCCGTCCATCGGCGCCCCCATCGTCTGGCTCCGTGACGGCGAGTGGCACAGGGTGGTCCTCCTCGCACTCGCGGTCACCGCCGCCCTGTTCCTCTGCACGATCGACGGCTCGCTGCGTCGGCTGGCATCCTCGTCCTCCGATGGTGACGACGGTGACGGTCCGGCTGCTGCCGACGGCCTGGAGGCTCGTCCCACCTCCGCCCCGTCCGGCGCCGCCGACGGCCGGTCCGGTCGTCACGCGCAGTCCGGTCGTCACGCCCAGTCCGGTCGTCCTGCGCAGTCCGGTCGGCACCTCCTGTCGCGTCGCGCGCTCCGCCGTCGTGTCCGGTGGGTGCGGCGCCTCCGTCGTGCCGGTGGCGCCGCCGCGGTGGTGCTCGTCGCTGGCGGCCTCGGGGTGCTCCTCCCCGCGCAGGCCGTCGCGGCACCGTTCGCGACGACGACGGTGAACCCGACGTCGTCGTTCGCGGCCCTCACCGTCCCGCAGGCGACGACGCTCGCGTGCACCGCCAACGGCGACGGTTCGGTGAACATCGGGTTCGCGTACGGCGGTCCGACCGCGACGTCGTTCTCGGTCATGAACGGCACGACGGTGCTCGCGACGGGCACGACCACCCCGGTGAAGGTCGTCGGCTCCGGGATCCTGAGCCTCGGCCAGGTCTACACGGTCACCGTGCGGGTCAACTTCGTCGGCAACTGGACGTCGACCAGCACCGCGACCGCCCGGATCCAGACGGCCCTCGTCGGCACGAACCTCAGCTGCGCCTGACTTGTCCACAGCCGGTGGCGCGGTGCCCCGGGATGTCCGAGGACGGCGCTACCGTGACGGGCATGCGCATCCTGCACACCGGCGACTGGCACCTGGGCCGCACCCTGCTCGGCGCCGATCTGCTCGAGCACCAGGCGGCGTTCCTCGACCACCTCGTCGGGGTCGTCGTGCAGCGGTCGGTCGACCTGGTGGTCATCGCCGGGGACGTGTACGACCGTGCGATCCCGCCCGTCGACGCCGTGCGCATGCTGTCCTCGACGCTCGAACGACTCGCAGCGGTCGCGACCGTCGTGGTGACACCCGGCAACCACGACTCCGCAGCCCGGTTGGGGTTCGGTTCCGGAGTGATGAACGCCCGCGTGCGGATCCTCGCCGAGCCGGCACGCATCGCCGAACCGGTCCTCGTGGACGACGCCGACGGGCCGGTCGCGGTCTACGGCATCCCGTACCTGCAGCCGGACATGGTGCGGTACGCCCTCGCCGACGTCCCGGACGAACCCCTCGCGCGATCGCACCATGCAGTGGTCGG
Coding sequences within:
- a CDS encoding DEAD/DEAH box helicase, translating into MAPYDKGANSRASDRPRHPNGTPAARSSKHRGFRAAEPAAPRQKQRWDAEDRRNRSSQGERTGRPNWEPRDGGRSSWEPRGAGRPARGDDRAPRRDNDDRAPRRFDRDDRAPRRFDRDDRAPRRDNDDRAPRRNFDRDDRAPRRFDRDDRAPRRDNDDRPRRFDRDDRAPRRFDRDDRAPRRFDRDDRAPRRDQDDRPRRNFDRDDRAPRRDNDDRAPRRFDRDDRAPRRDNDDRAPRRFDRDDRAPRKFDREDRAPRKFDRDDAPRKGFVPADDVKLEKLQAEATVAADVEGVTFADLGIGGNISRALGELGATSPFPIQAATIPDVLAGKDVLGRGRTGSGKTIAFGAPLVEKLMEHGGGTKRKMGRAPRALILAPTRELALQIDRTVQPIARSVGLFTTQIYGGVPYGRQEGALERGVDIIVGTPGRVQDLMNKGKLDLSEVVISVLDEADHMCDLGFLEPVQEILEATAQVTPQGNRAQKLLFSATLDTQVAALVEQFLHEPSVHEVAGEDQASSTIDHRVLVVEQRQKDQLLEELVAGDGKTIVFARTRAYAERLADQFEDAGIRATSLHGDLNQSRRTRNLQLLTSGRVNVLVATDVAARGIHVDDVSLVVQADAPDDYKAYMHRSGRTGRAGKEGTVVTIVPRGRVRKIEGILERAEIEADLVQAAPGDGIVSELAAR
- a CDS encoding DUF664 domain-containing protein; translation: MTPSEVLIEAFSRVPSTVARAVEGLSEDQLASRPAAGANTLAWLAWHIARGQDAQIADLAGSEQVWTADGWYDRFGLPFPAEALGYGMSRDDVGKVRASASLLTGYLDAVHERTVAYLGTLGPDDLDPVVDDAWDPPVTAGARIVSILNDCTQHAGQAGYVRGLLFFNR
- a CDS encoding MarR family transcriptional regulator, which codes for MTAVVPEDPTAPFSPVTGAAPSTDLERVLEVYRRLQIHHARLVHDEASARGLGLTDLRFLFSVAARPGGSVLPKEATAYLGLSTGAMTSLVDRLERGGFVRRVPNPNDRRSVEVVILDEGVRAVDEVKDIYRDAFTAAVPSAQMGLLADVLEAFDAELAAHSRA
- a CDS encoding MarR family transcriptional regulator, whose amino-acid sequence is MTDTRTLEVDAVAPTAPAAPTSPAPTSPVTASPVIASPVIASPVPVGRRTTDGVEDTDLGRLLTAFRLMQMQHARVLHHESVARGLNATDSRFVFFLAAADGEGVTPKQSGEYLELSTGAMTSLIDRLEKRGHLERRPNPDDRRSILIHLTASGAAVAQQIGARYTAAFREVTTPEERQPLADALARLGDALERRSGLHAGASA
- a CDS encoding S24/S26 family peptidase, producing the protein MVSIEVSGGRTPHDALRDVVDWGRVVVATLARGIVATLLGLALWAAAPAVIGWHPTTVMTGSMEPRLAPGDVVVSRPVAQAEIRLGQILLADDPDQPGHLRMHRFVQAGPDGTLVTKGDANPQRDSTAIDRAAVHGVAFLRIPSIGAPIVWLRDGEWHRVVLLALAVTAALFLCTIDGSLRRLASSSSDGDDGDGPAAADGLEARPTSAPSGAADGRSGRHAQSGRHAQSGRPAQSGRHLLSRRALRRRVRWVRRLRRAGGAAAVVLVAGGLGVLLPAQAVAAPFATTTVNPTSSFAALTVPQATTLACTANGDGSVNIGFAYGGPTATSFSVMNGTTVLATGTTTPVKVVGSGILSLGQVYTVTVRVNFVGNWTSTSTATARIQTALVGTNLSCA